ATTTTGTATGCGCCTGATTACGTGATCAATGCCGGCGGGCTGATCTACGTGTCGCTCAAACACCGCGGGGAAGAGCTCACGACCATTACCGCGCACCTGTCGAAAATCAGTTCACGGCTGACCGAAGTATTCGCCCATGCCCAGGCGGAAAAGCGTTCTCCGGCCCGGGTGGCGGATGAGTTGGCGGAGAAAGTGTTGTACCGGTGACGCTGTACCGGTGAAAAGTTTGAAAGGAGTGAGAGCCTATCCGGCCATTGCTCCCCAAGCCCTGCGCCACAAACGTCGGGCCTGACAAATGCACGCCGACTCACGCGTGCCAGGAGCCCTGTGATGCTTCACAAGGTTGAGCTGCCTTACACCCGATTTCTATCCCCTGACGGCCAGTTACTCGGCAATCTTCCCGACTGGGCCGACGATTTCAATCTGTTGACGCGCCTGTATCGGCAGATGGTCCTGACCCGCCTTTTCGATCAGAAAGCTGTCGCCCTGCAACGCACCGGACGCATTGGCACCTACGCGCCGACCTTGGGTCAGGAAGCCATTGGCGTCGCGGTCGGCAGCCTGATGCACGCCGAAGACGTACTGATCCCGTATTACCGCGACACCGCTGTGCAGTTGATGCGCGGCGTGCGCATGGAAGAAATCCTCTTGTATTGGGGCGGAGATGAACGTGGTAGCGACTTTGCCGACCCGGCGGTCGCTCAGGATTTCCCGATCTGTGTGCCGATCGCCACCCAGGCCCTGCATGCCTGCGGCGTCGCCAGCGCCTTCAAAATCCGTGGCGAGCATCGGGTCGCCGTCACTACGTGCGGCGACGGCGGAACCAGCAAAGGGGACTTCCTCGAGGCCCTCAACGTTGCTGGTGCCTGGCAGTTGCCGGTGGTGTTTGTGATCAACAACAACCAATGGGCAATCTCGGTGCCGCGACGCATTCAGTGCGGCGCCCCGACCCTGGCGCAGAAAGCCATTGGCGCCGGCTTCCACGGCGAGCAAGTCGACGGCAATGACATGCTCGCCGTTTACGACCGCATGCAAGCAGCCCTCGAACGGGCGCGCCACGGTAAAGGCCCGGTGTTGCTCGAATGCCTGAGCTATCGCCTCGGCGATCACACCACCGCCGACGATGCCACGCGCTACCGGTCGGCGGACGAGGTCAAACAGGCCTGGCTCGAAGAACCGATCAAACGCCTGCAACGCTTCATGGCCGGGCAAGGCGTATGGGACGAGGGTCGCGAACAGGCACTGATCAGCGAATGCCAAGGCTTGGTGCAGGGGGCTGTGGATAACTTCGAAGCGGCGGGCCTGCAGGCACCGGAATCGGTGATCGATCATGTCTACGCCCAGTGGCCGCAAGCCCTGGCCGAACAGCGCGAAGAATTTCTGGAGCGGGTGGCGCGCCGGACGGGAGGTTCGGGCCATGAGTAACGGTAAGGTGACGCTGCTGGAAGCGGTGAATCTGGCGTTGCATCGGGCCATGAGCGAAGACGAAAACGTTATCGTCCTCGGTGAAGACGTCGGGGTGAATGGTGGCGTATTCCGCGCCACGCTGGGCCTGCGCGACAGCTTTGGTTTCAAGCGGGTGATCGACTCGCCGCTGGCCGAAACCATGCTCGGCGGGCTGGTGGTGGGCATGGCGGCCCAAGGCCTGAAACCGGTGGTGGAAATCCAGTTCATGGGATTCATCTACGCCACCATGGAGCATCTGGTGTCCCACGCCAGTCGCATGCGCAACCGCACGCGCGGGCGGATCACCTGCCCGATGGTGATGCGCACGCCGATGGGCGCAGGGATTCGCGCACCGGAGCATCACAGCGAAAGCACCGAAGCGCTGTTCGCGCACATTCCGGGGCTGCGGGTGGTGATCCCGTCTTCGCCGGCCCGGGCCTATGGCTTGTTGCTCGCGGCCATTGACGACCCGGACCCGGTGATATTTCTCGAACCCACCCGACTCTATCGAATGAACCCGCAACCACTGCTGGATGACGGCAAGCGCCTGCCGCTGGACAGCTGTTTCACCCTGCGTGAAGGCAGCGACCTTACCTTGATCAGTTGGGGCGCCAGCGTGATGGAAACCCTGCAAGCCGCCACGCAACTGGCCGAGCAGGGCGTCTCGGCGGAAGTGATTGATGTCGCCAGTATCAAACCGCTGGACCTCGACACGATGGAAGCCTCGGTGCGCAAGACCGGTCGCTGCGTGATCGTGCATGAAGCGCCACGCTCCTGCGGGGTCGGCGCGGAAATCGCCGCGAGCCTCTACGAACGGGTATTTCTGGAATTGCAGGCACCGATCCAGCGAGTCACCGCGCCAGACATCCCGCCGCCGCTGTATCGACTGGAATCGCTGTACATGCCCGGCGTCGAAGACATTCTTCATGCCTGCGACACCGTCATGCAGCACTACCCCTGAAGAGACGCCTGAGGCCGAGGAGGTTGCGATGAAATATTTCAAACTGCCGGATCTGGGCGAAGGCTTGCAGGAGGCGGAAATCGTCCGCTGGCGCGTCAAGGTCGGCGATACCGTCAAGGCTGACCAACTGCTGGTGTCGGTGGAAACCGCCAAGGCGCTGGTGGACATTCCCGCGCCCTACGACGGCGTGGTGGCGAAAACATTCGGTGGCGAGGGCGACATCCTTCACGTTGGCGAACCTCTGCTAGGTTACGAAGGCGAAGCGGATGCGGGCACTGTGGTCGGGCGGCTTGAGGGCGGTGGTACGAATCAGGAGGATGCATTTTTCATCGGCGCTGCACCTTCGACTCGTGAGCACCTGGCGAACCGAGCTACGCCAGCGGTGCGTCAACTGGCTCGGCAGCTCGGTATTGAACTGAGCGCCTTGGTCGGCTCCGGTCAGGACGGCCAGATCACCCGCAGCGACGTGGAAAACGCGGCCCAGACCGAACGCGAACGCTTCGGCGGCGAGAAGCTGCGCGGAGTGCGACGCAGCATGGCGCTGAACATGGCCAGGTCCCATGCCGAAGTGGTGCCGGTGACGATTTTCGGTGATGCCGATCTGCATCGCTGGGGGCAGGCACGAGAACCGCTGATTCGTCTGGCCAA
The window above is part of the Pseudomonas sp. B21-048 genome. Proteins encoded here:
- a CDS encoding alpha-ketoacid dehydrogenase subunit beta, which gives rise to MSNGKVTLLEAVNLALHRAMSEDENVIVLGEDVGVNGGVFRATLGLRDSFGFKRVIDSPLAETMLGGLVVGMAAQGLKPVVEIQFMGFIYATMEHLVSHASRMRNRTRGRITCPMVMRTPMGAGIRAPEHHSESTEALFAHIPGLRVVIPSSPARAYGLLLAAIDDPDPVIFLEPTRLYRMNPQPLLDDGKRLPLDSCFTLREGSDLTLISWGASVMETLQAATQLAEQGVSAEVIDVASIKPLDLDTMEASVRKTGRCVIVHEAPRSCGVGAEIAASLYERVFLELQAPIQRVTAPDIPPPLYRLESLYMPGVEDILHACDTVMQHYP
- the pdhA gene encoding pyruvate dehydrogenase (acetyl-transferring) E1 component subunit alpha, producing the protein MLHKVELPYTRFLSPDGQLLGNLPDWADDFNLLTRLYRQMVLTRLFDQKAVALQRTGRIGTYAPTLGQEAIGVAVGSLMHAEDVLIPYYRDTAVQLMRGVRMEEILLYWGGDERGSDFADPAVAQDFPICVPIATQALHACGVASAFKIRGEHRVAVTTCGDGGTSKGDFLEALNVAGAWQLPVVFVINNNQWAISVPRRIQCGAPTLAQKAIGAGFHGEQVDGNDMLAVYDRMQAALERARHGKGPVLLECLSYRLGDHTTADDATRYRSADEVKQAWLEEPIKRLQRFMAGQGVWDEGREQALISECQGLVQGAVDNFEAAGLQAPESVIDHVYAQWPQALAEQREEFLERVARRTGGSGHE
- a CDS encoding dihydrolipoamide acetyltransferase family protein, with amino-acid sequence MKYFKLPDLGEGLQEAEIVRWRVKVGDTVKADQLLVSVETAKALVDIPAPYDGVVAKTFGGEGDILHVGEPLLGYEGEADAGTVVGRLEGGGTNQEDAFFIGAAPSTREHLANRATPAVRQLARQLGIELSALVGSGQDGQITRSDVENAAQTERERFGGEKLRGVRRSMALNMARSHAEVVPVTIFGDADLHRWGQAREPLIRLAKAMAAACAIEPVLNSAFDGKTLALKQHERLDLGIAVDTPDGLFVPVLRDVGQRTAADLKEGVMRLRADVQARSIPPQEMMGATLTLSNFGTLFGRYANPVVVPPQVAILAAGAIRDEPVAVEGAVVVHPILPLSLTFDHRVVTGGEAARFFKALVEALEQPEA